Within the Thermostichus lividus PCC 6715 genome, the region CAGCTTACCGCGGCTGCGAAAACCCATCACCGTAAGCTCACCCCTCTACAACAGGAAATCAACCTAATTATTCGGGTGATTCTGGCGCTCGCTATTTTTCTGTGGTTATTAGTGCTGCTATCTCTGTTAGTACGCTTAACCACCCTACCCATGAGTGTGCAAACCGCAGCGGTGGTCGCGGGCTTAGTCCCGGTTGGCTTGTACCTAACCATTACCCTCACCTATGCGTTGGGGGCCATTCGCATTTCCCGCGCAGATGTGCTAGTACAGCAAGTGAATGCCATTGAGTCCCTCAGCAGTATTGATATTCTTTGTCTGGATAAAACAGGTACCCTAACCGCCAATACCCTTGAGTTACACAGCATTCACCTGTTAGCCCATGCACCGGCCAATACCCAGCAGCAGCTAGCAACCCTAGCCGCCAGTGTGAGTGCCCCCAACCGTACCGTGACGGCCCTGTGTGAGGCTTTGGGGGGAACCCCTGCCCCTTACGCTGCGAAATTCCCTTTTCTTCAGCTTATAAGTGGAGTGCCGCGGCATGGGATGAGAGCGGCGCTTATATTTTAGGCGCGCCGGATGTGCTGTTAGAGGGTGCTCAGAGTTATCCCGAAATAGAGGCGTACCTGCACGAAGGCAGAGAGCAGGGGCTACGGGTTTTGTTATTCGCCCACAGCCCAGCACTCCCGCAATGGGATGCCCAAAACGACGCACCATTGCTGCCTGCCAACCTCAGCCCCTTAGCTGTGATTTGGGTGGGCGATCGCCTGCGGCCTCAGTCTAAGGAGGTGCTAGAGCGGTTTCAGGCGGCGGGGATTCGCATCAAAATTATTTCCGGCGATCATGCGGATACCGTTGTTGCTCTCGGCAAACAGGTGGGGCTAGACCCTGAGGCGATCGCGGTCTCCGGCCAAGAATTAGCGCGACTGGATGAGCCAAGCTTTGATCAGATGGCGGTTAACGCCACGGTTTTTGGGCGCATTACCCCTAATCAAAAAGCGCAACTGGTCAGCCGTTTGCGCGCACAGGGACACCAAGTCGCCATGATTGGCGATGGGGTCAACGATGTCCTCTCTCTGAAGCAGGCCAACGTGGGTATCGCCATGGAAAGCGGCAGCGCCATTACCCGCAATGTGGCGGATATTGTGCTACTGAAGGATTCCTTTGCCGCCCTGCCGGAAGCCTTTCGCGAAGGTCAGCGCATTTACAACGGCATTCAGGATGTCACCAAGCTGTTTTTAGTGCGGGTGCTGAGTTTTAGTTTACTGTCCCTAGTCACCGTCATGGCGGGACGCGCCTTTCCGCTGCTAATTAAGCACAACACCCTGTTAACCCTGTGGGGTGTGGGGTTACCCACCTTAGCGGTCGCCTTCTGGGCCGTGCCGGGGCCGCGTCCCTACCGTTCCCTGATTCGTTCGCTCTTGCACTTTGTTGTCCCTGCTACCCTCAGCTTGGCTTTATTGGCAATTTTCGTGTACCTCGGTGTATTGGCACGAGAGCTAACTCCCCTCATGGCACTGTTCCAGAGTGGGTTTGGCTCAGCCTTATTAAACCGTCAAGAGGTCATTGGCGATATTCAGCACAGCATCGCGATCGCCCGCACAGCATTGGTGACCACCCTCCTCTTGGCATCCCTTTGCTTGGTCTTGTTCCTGAAACCTCCCCATCCTGTATGGGTGGGTGGCGCCCCCTTAGTGGGGAACTGGCGCTATGTTGGTGTTGTGGTGGCTCTACTGGCACTATTTATCGGTATGAATGTCTCCCCCCGCCTGCGATCGCTGATGGAGCTGGAGCCGATGTCGTGGCAGTTATGGGCCGGAACAGTCCTGATTGTCATCCTATGGGTGCTGATGTTGCGCACCTTCTGGCGCTACCGGCTCTTAGATCGCTTTTTAGGGGTGAGCCTAGATGGCTGCTACCCAACCTAGGCCAGCACTCACTGAAATGAGTACTAGCAGCCGGAAATTTGGGGCAGGATAGGTGCCAATGCCTTGAACCTGCTTCTCATTACGGTTTAGAATGCAAAGTGCAACAATAATAAACATTTTTTAACTTTTCCCAATCCATATAATGCGTTTAGTCAGCACAGTAGCGTCTGGTTCAAGCCTATGGCGGTGGGTACTCCCGTTGGCCATTCTGCTGACAGTGCTCGGTTGCTGGGGCGTAGCTCTACTACTGCCCTTAACGGATCCCTACGTGCAATCAGTGCGATCGCTAGTGGCGGATGTCAAGCGGGGGGAGCAAATTTATATCATGAATTGCGCAGGCTGCCACGGGCTGGAGGGAAAAGGGCAAGTCGGGCCAACCCTGATTCAAATTAGTCGGCGGCGATCGCAACCGCAGCTTATTCATCAGATTGTAAGTGGTGAAACACCCCCCATGCCAAAGTTCCAAGCTCAACCCCAAGATATGGCCGACCTGCTGAGCTATTTGAAAACCCTGTAGGTCTTCACACTATTGCTTTGTTTAAGGAAATAAGGTAGCCTGTGCTTGGCAATTTAGCAGGGGATCATGCGTCTCTATTAAGTTACCGCAGCAATCATAAACTTATTTTAAGGACCTTGGTAATGACCTCTTCTGAAGATAATATTCCTAACTATTTAATACCAGCGATTCTTTCGACAGTTTGCTGCTGCTTACCCTTTGGTGTTGTCGCTATTATCTTTGCTGCACAGGTGAATTCCAAATTGGCCGCCGGCGATCGCGCCGGTGCGCTCGATGCATCCAACAAAGCCAAACTATTCACATGGATTGCCTTTGGGTTGGGGTTTCTGGGATCAGCAGTTTACATTATTATTACAGTGCTAGCCATTATGGCAGAGCAAAGCGGGATGTGAGTGCCTAATTGTCCCACATAGGAATAGGGCAACAAGCGAGGCAGCGCAACAGCGGGGAGTATGTTACAACTGTAGCTAGCGCTTTCCTTGAAGTTTTTAGAACGTTCTCTTGAGATGGCTAACTGAGTTCTCGGAGCACCGGATCATTTCTGGGTGCATAGGTTATTGTAAATAAAATTCCGTCTCAATTCCTTAACCCCCTGTTTTTGCCCCCTTGGAAGACTACCTTGGATAGCCCAGCCCTCTTCCCTTCTGAAGCACCCAAACGCAAGCCAGTTGTCATTTGTGTGGATGATGAACCAGCCGTATTGGAAAGTTTGCGCATTGAGCTGCGGCGAGCCTTGGGTGAAGACTGTCTCATTGAAACGGCAGAAGATGGCGAGGATGCTCTTGCTCTGATGAGCGAGCTTCAGGAAGACGATCACGAAATTGCGCTTGTGCTGTCGGACTATATCATGCCCAATATCAAAGGGGATGAATTATTGGCACGGATGCATCAGATGTCTCCCAATACTCTAAAAATTATGCTCACCGGCCAAGCCAACCTAGAAGCTGTGGGCAATGCTCTCAAGCTGGCAAAACTCTATCGTTACATGGCAAAGCCGTGGACTCCTGAAGACTTAAAGGTAACGGTGTTAGAGGCTGTGCATAGTTACCTCCAAGATCGGAAGCTAGACGAGCAAAACTATCGCCTACAACTCCTCAATGAGCAACTGCGGCAGGCCAATATTGAACTAGAGCGGGTTGTGAATGAGCAAGCAGCCATCATTGCTGCCCGTACCGCAGAGCTACAAGCAGCCAATAAGGAGTTGATGCACTTGTCGGTGACCGATCCCCTCACTGAGTTGCCCAATCGGCGTTATTTTGATGCTTACCTACGCCAAGAGTGGCTCGTGACCGTTCGCGATCGCCAGTTCCTGTCTCTGATTCTGGCGGATGTGGATTATTTCAAAGCCTACAATGATCACTATGGGCACCATGCTGGGGATCTGTGTCTTCAACAAGTAGCACAAGTGCTGCAGCAGACAGTGCAACGCCCGCGGGATTGTGTGGCTCGCTACGGCGGTGAAGAGTTTGTGATAGTGTTGCCTCATACTGACCTTAGCGGCGCAGAGCTGATTTGCCGTCAGATACAGCACGCCCTTCAACAGTGCCACATTGTCCATGAACATTCGCAGGTGAGCCACTGTGTGACCCTCAGTTTCGGTGTGGCTTCCCTCATCCCCCTTGGGGTCGCTTCCCCCCTAGAGTTGTTTAATGCTGCGGATAAGGCGCTTTACGATGCCAAACGCCAAGGGCGTAACTGCATTGTTGTGAATTCAATCAATAATTCTCCTACGGTTCCTTGCTAATGCTTATGCAAACCCGTCTTCTTGGTCGCACAAACCTGCAGATCACGCCCCTGATTCTGGGCACGTGGCAAGCCGGTAAACGCTGGTGGGTCGGCATTGACGACCAAGAGTCCATCCGCGCGATTCGTGCTGCGGTTGAGGCGGGGATGACCACCATTGATACCGCAGAGGTGTATGGGGATGGTCACTCGGAGCAGATCGTGGCTGCTGCGGTTGGCGATTTGCGCGATCGCTGTGTGTATGCCACCAAGGTTTTTGCCAATCATCTGCGCTACCCAGAGGTGATTGCTGCCTGTGAGCGATCGCTACGCAACCTGAACACTGACTACATTGACCTTTATCAAATTCACTGGCCCTCAGGTTCCTTTGGCACTGAAGTTGTGCCCATTAGTGAAACCATGCAAGCCATGGTGGAGCTACAGCAAGCGGGCAAAATTCGAGCAATTGGGGTATCTAACTTTTCCCGTGCCCAACTCCTTGAAGCCATGCAGTATGGCCGCATTGACAGTGTTCAACCACCTTACTCTCTCTTTTGGCGCTGGGCAGAGACGGAATTAGTGCCCTTTTGTATTGAGCACGACATTACTATCTTGGCTTACTCCGCCCTAGCCCAAGGGTTACTGACCGGGCGTTTCGGTGCCGAGCACCGCTTTGCTCCTGAGGACAACCGTGCCAAAAATCAACTGTTCCAAGGGGAAACCTATGCCCGTGCCCTTGAAGCCATTGAACTGATGAAACCCATTGCGGCCAGTCTTGGCACAACGGTCGGTAACTTAGCCTTGGCATGGCTATTGCATCAACCGCAAACCTGTGCCATTGTGGGTGCTCGCCATCCAGAGCAGGTGCTCGAAAATCTCAAGGCAGCGGAACTGAGCCTCGATCCCTCAATTCTAGAGATGCTCGATGATCTGAGCCAGCCAGTGATCGCCACCCTCGACCCCAGCAATCCGGTAATGTGGAAGTGGTAACGTCGCAAAGGCTGAGTGTCTATGGGAACTATGCTCACAGTCGGGGCGATCGCCCTTTATCTGTTTATTGCAATTCGCTTTTGGCAACGCTTTGATCGCACTTACTATAGTCAATCGCGTTTTCTGCTCAGTGCCCTGTGGTTACCTCTGTTACTCAATGCCTCTTACCGCGAAAACTTTCGTCGCGCCTTACTGAGTTAGAGTGGCCACGTGCATTTGGCTGATTGGTGGCACCAGTGACAGCCGCTGGTTGGCCAACAACCTGCTCAAGGCTGGTTATACCTGCTGGGTAACCGTCACCACCGACGAGGCGTGTACCCTATACCCCCCGCATCCCCGCCTCATCTGCCATGGGGAGCGCTTAACGCCAGACACAGCTCGGCAGTTGGTTCAGCAGCAACAGGTTCAGGCAATTGTGGATGCCTCCCATCCCTTTGCCACAGCGATTTCCACCCTAGCCATGGGGCTGAGCCGGGACTTGCACCTCCCCTACCTACGATTTGAACGTCCCGATTACAGCCTTGAGCGACCCAACTGTATCGATGTCGAAACCTTGATCCAGAGCCATTCCCTTGTGGGTGAGCGGGTGCTGCTGACCATTGGCAGCCAACTCCTTGCTGCGTTTGCCCCTTTACAAAAAAGCGCCACCCTGTTTGCGCGCATTTTACCCACCCCTAATGCCCTAAACCTTGCCCTAGAAGCGGGGTTTGCGCGGCAGCAACTGGTGGCCATATTTCCACCGGTTTCGCGGGAGCTAGAGCGCGCCCTCTGGCAGCACTGGCAGATTACCACGGTTGTCACCAAAGCCTCGGGCACCGAGAGTGAACAGATCAAACAGGAACTCGCGCAAGAGCTAGGGGTCACTCTCATCACCTTGCAGCGGCCAGTGATCACCTATCCCCAGCAAACGGCGGACTGGGCGGGGGTAGTGGCCTTTCTAGAGCAGCTAACGTGATGCTCGCTCTGCCATGGGCACGTAGGCCTGCTGATGGGCACCGGTATAGATTTGGGTGGGACGGTAGATGCGATTAGTTTCCAATTGTTCTTTCCAGTGAGCTAGCCAGCCAGCCACCCGGGCGATCGCAAACACCGGCGTAAACAAATCACTGGGAATCCCGAGGCGACGATAGACCAAGCCAGAGTAAAAGTCCACATTGGGATAAATCCCCTTATAGCTCAGGTACTCGCCCACCACCTCCTCCAGCTTCAGGGCAATCTCGTAGTAGCGATCGCCACCAAACTTATCAAACAACTGCTCCGCTAACTTTTGTAAAATCGTTGCCCGCGGATCCTTCACCTTATAGACACGATGGCCAAAGCCAGCAATTTTAATTTTATTGTCCACACACTTTTGCACATAGGGACGGACATTCTCAACACTGCCAATTTCCTCAAGCATATTGATCACATCCTCATTTGCCCCCCCATGCAACGGCCCTGCCAGCGTACCCACCGCCGATGCCACCACAGCGTATGGATCGGTGAGGGTTGAAGCCGTCACCCGCGCCGAAAAGGTTGAGGCATTCATCGTATGCTCAGCATGCAGAATTAAGCAGATGTCAAACACCCGCGCCGCAAACGGATCAGGCCGTTGCTCATTGAGCATGTAGAGAAAATTAGCCGCATAATCTAGCTCATCGCAGGGCATCACCGGGTCATTTCCCTTGCGGATCAGCTGGAAAGCTGCCACCATCGTTGGGATTTTAGCTAACAGACGAATGACTGCCGCGCGGATATAGGCCGGATCATCCAGTGCTCGCCGCGAGTAAAACAGCCCTAAAGCTCCTGCTGAGGCTTGCAGCGCATCCATCGGGTGGCCACTATCTGGAAAACACTTCATCATATCGCGGATGCGGTACTTAACGCGGCGATGGTAGGTGATATCGTGCTCAAACGCCGCCAACTCCTCCTGAGTCGGCCAATACCCCCAGATCAACAGGAAAGAGGTTTCCAGAAACGTACTTTTTTCCGCCAGTTCTTCAATAGGGACACCGCGATATTCAAGAATACCCGCTTGGCCATCCACATAGCTAATAGCCGATTGGGCAACGGGAATACCGTCAAGACCGGGACTAAATTCACAAGCAACCATGCTGGGGTGTCCTTAGTGGCAACAAATCTCTATCAATTCTAGGAGACAGTGGGGAAATGATGTTTGTATGTTAAGCTGCACCCCCCCATTCCTCCAAACTTTTGCTAAGTTTTGCAGCGGACGAAAACGTCACTGTTACGATCGCTAGTCAGAGGCTCGTTGCCCCTGCCTACCCTCACACCAAGGACTGTCACCTATGAAACTTGCCTACTGGATGTACGCTGGGCCTGCTCACATCGGCACCCTCCGCATTGCCAGTTCATTTCAGAACGTCCATGGCATTATGCACGCCCCCCTTGGTGACGACTACTTCAACGTCATGCGATCCATGCTCGAGCGGGAGCGCGACTTTACCCCCGTTACCGCCAGTATCGTAGATCGCCACGTCTTAGCCCGCGGCTCCCAAGAAAAAGTCGTCGATAACATTACCCGCAAAGACAGCGAAGAGCATCCTGATTTAATTGTTTTAACCCCCACCTGTACCTCCAGCATTCTTCAAGAAGACCTACAAAACTTTGTCCAGCGCGCCAGCCTGAGTACCACTGCCGATGTCATTTTGGCGGATGTTAACCACTACCGCGTCAATGAACTCCAAGCCGCCGATCGCACCCTCGATCAGATTGTTCAGTTCTATATCGAAAAAGCCCGCCGTCAGGGTACCCTCAGCACAACCAAAACCCCAACCCCCAGCGTTAATATTATTGGCCTCACCACCCTAGGCTTCCACAACCAGCACGACTGCCGCGAACTCAAACACCTCATGGCCGATTTGGGGATTCAAGTGAACCTTGTCCTGCCAGCCGGTGCCTCGGTACACGACTTAGCGCGGCTGCCTCAGGCCTGGTTTAACCTTGTGCCCTACCGAGAAATTGGCGGCCTCAGTGCCCAGTACCTTGCCAATGAATTTGGGATGCCCAGCGTCACCATCACACCGATGGGCGTGATAGAAACCGCTCGCTGCATTCGCGCCATCCAATCCGTCCTCAACGAGCAAGGGGCAGATGTCAACTATGAACCCCTGATTGAGCACCAGACCCGTGACGTTTCCCAAGCTGCTTGGTTTTCTCGCTCCATTGACTGCCAAAATCTCACCGGCAAAAAAGCCGTCGTCTTTGGGGACAACACCCATGCGGCTGCCATGACCAAAATCCTGACCCGAGAAATGGGAATTCATGTGGTGTGGGCAGGCACCTACTGCAAGTACGATGCCGACTGGTTTCGCACAGAAGTGACTGGCCTGTGCGACGAGGTGCTGATTACCGACGACCACACCGTTGTGGGTGATGCCATTGCCCGCGTTGAACCGGCTGCCATCTTTGGCACCCAAATGGAACGCCACGTTGGCAAACGCCTCAATATTCCCTGCGGAGTCATTGCCGCGCCCATCCATATTCAGGACTTTCCAGTGGGCTATCGTCCCTTTTTGGGGTACGAAGGCACCAATCAACTGGTGGACTTAATTTATAACTCCTTTACCCTCGGCATGGAAGACCACCTCTTAGAAATCTTTGGCGGTCACGACACCAAAGAAGTGATTCATAAAGGCTTGTCGGCAGCAACAGATTTGACTTGGACAACGGATGGCTTAGCGGAACTGAATAAAATCCCCGGATTTGTTCGCGGTAAAGTCAAGCGCAACACCGAAAAATTTGCCAGGGAGCAGGGCATCACCGAGATCACCGTGGAGGTACTCTATGCGGCCAAGGAAGCGGTTGGCGCGTAGCCTGCCCGCAAGCTAGTCTTTAGGGCGTATGTTCCCTCGGTAGTCCTGCAAAGAAGGGAGATGACCTAGCCTTGCCCTTTGTAGCAGAACAGTGTCACCATGATCGGTAATAGAACCGTAAAAGATAAGTACTATGGCCATCAAAAACTCTCCCGAAGTTCCCCGTAGCCGTTGGATTGGCAATGTACTGCTCCTACTGGGGTTTGGTTTTTTATTGATTAATCTGTTCTTCCCACAACTATTTTCACCGCGCCCTCCCCAAGTGCCCTACAGCATGTTCATCCATCAGGTCCAAGAAGGGGAGGTGCAACGCGCCTACGTTAGTCAAAACGAGATTCTCTACCAATTAAAGCCTGAGGGAGACAAGCCACCCCAAGTTTTGTCCACCACACCCATCTTTGATTTAGAACTGCCAAAACTTCTAGAGTCTCAAGGGGTAGAATTTGCTGCTGCACCGCCACCAAAAAACAACTGGATTTTTAACATCTTGGGGTGGGTGATTCCACCAATTGTGTTTGTGCTAATTTTTCAGTTTTTTGCCAATCGGCAAGCGGGGGGAGGTGCCCAAGGTGTGCTCTCCATCAGCAAAAGTCGCGCCAAAGTCTATGTACAGGGGGATAACGTCAAGATTGGCTTCGACGATGTGGCGGGTGTTGAAGAGGCAAAAACAGAACTGGTGGAAATCGTTGATTTCCTCAAAAATCCCCAGCGCTACATCCAGATTGGTGCCCGGATTCCCAAGGGGGTATTGCTGGTAGGACCACCGGGAACGGGTAAAACCCTGTTGGCCAAAGCCGTTGCGGGGGAGGCTAATGTACCCTTTTTCTCGATTTCTGGCTCTGAATTTGTGGAATTATTTGTGGGTGTGGGGTCAGCGCGGGTGCGGGATTTGTTTGAGCAGGCCAAGAAACAAGCCCCTTGTATTGTCTTCATTGATGAACTGGATGCCATTGGTAAGTCCCGCTCCAGCAGCGGTTTCTATGGTGGCAACGATGAGCGCGAGCAAACCCTCAACCAGTTACTAACAGAAATGGATGGCTTTAATGCTGCGGAGGCGACGGTCATTGTGCTGGCGGCAACGAACCGACCTGAAAGCTTAGACCCAGCGTTGCTGCGCCCGGGTCGCTTTGATCGTCAAGTACTCGTCGATCGCCCCGATCTCAGTGGCCGGGAAGCAATTCTCAAAATCCATGCCAAAAAAGTCAAATTATCCCCCAGTGTTGATCTACGGGCTATTGCCACCCGGACACCGGGCTTTGCGGGGGCAGACTTGGCCAACCTAGTGAATGAAGCTGCCTTGCTGGCGGCTCGCAATCACCGCGAATATGTTGAGCAACAGGACTTTGCTGAAGCCATTGAACGCATTGTTGCGGGCTTAGAGAAGAAAAGTCGCGTCCTCAGTGACAAAGAAAAAGAAATTGTTGCCTACCATGAAGTGGGGCATGCCTTGGTGGGCTATGTCTTGCCGGGGAGTGGTCGGGTTGAAAAAATCTCTATTGTGCCGCGGGGGATGGCAGCCTTGGGCTATACCTTACAGCTGCCGACGGAAGACCGGTTCTTACTCGACGAGAAAGAGCTTCGCGGTCAAATTGCTACACTGCTGGGGGGGCGATCGGCAGAAGAAATTATCTTTGGCAGTGTGACAACTGGAGCAGCCAACGATCTCCAACGTGCCACCGACCTCGCCGAGCGCATGGTTCGTAGCTATGGCATGAGTAAAGTATTAGGTCCCCTTGCCTTTGAAGAGCAGCGGGCCAACTTTCTTGGGAACGGGGCAATGCTGCGTACTGTCAGTGAGGAAACAGCCCGAGCCATTGACCGGGAAGTCAAAGATATTGTGGAAACGGCTCATCAGCAGGCTCTAGAGATCCTAAAGGCAAACCGCGATCTCCTAGAACGAATTGCTAAGGTACTCCTTGAAAAAGAGGTTGTTGAGGGGGCAGAACTCCACGAGCTACTCGCAGAGGTCAAAAACCCGGTTGCAGCCTAAGGGCAGGGAGCATCAGGTGACGCTGAAACCATCCTACTGGCCTTATCAGGGTATTTTTCAATGATCAAATAAAAAACTCGCCCCTTGTGAATCGCGTCAAATTAGCTTAGGGTGGGTAAGCGTAGCGATATGAGTATGCATAAATACCTAATTCGCTCTCCTAGAGCATTGCCGCTGCATAGTCTCTGGTCTGGCTCGATACCATCTTGTAGTCATTCCCTGCTGCTGGCAGGGCTAACGTTGGAGTTGTCGAGGAATGAACCGTGCCACCGCTCCCTGTATTCCTCTAATGAGGGGTAAGACCAAGATTGAACTAAACCAATAGGAGACAGTATGAAAACATTAGCACGCTTGGGCGTTTTGGCAGGGCTGATGAGTAGTTTGTGGCTGGCACCAGCCATGGGCGGTTACCACGTGGCCACTGCCTTGCCCGAAGAACAAGTGCTGCGGATTTTAAATAATGTTCCCGTTTTCATGATTACCAACGATAAAGGGGAACCCCTCACCTTTGAGATTCCTAATCCTCAGGATCAAAGTAAAAAAGTTCAGGTGTTTACTTTCTTTATTAATCAACAGGATGCTCAAACGGCACTCAATACCATCAAGACCCAGCAACCGGACGTGGGTCGTGTCGCGCGAGTTTCAGCAGCAGCGCTCAGTGGCGCTCTGAAAATTGCGATTGAAAGCCAAAAGAACCCTGCGGTCGGGGTGGATATTATTCCCTCCAGTCAGCAACTTCAAGCCGCTGTGGATATGCTCAAAAAAAGTGGTGATCTGGTCGAGCGGGATGGGCGTATTCTCACCAAGAATGGGCAGCCGTTTGCTGGGGGAACACCGTTATTCTTTTTAGCCGATACCAAGACTGGCAACCCAATTGCAGTGGAAGCTCAGGTGCGGGAAAATGGCCAAACCCGCACGCAGCGGTTTATTCCCTTTTACTTTGATAATGCTCAACTGCAACGAGAGGTGGATCAAGCGCGGCAGAAACGACCCGAGCTTGCGCGGGATACAGGCATTCGGGTGATTATGCTAGACAGCTTGGTCTCGACGATGCTCTCGAGTAATGATCCGGTGGCGGGGCAAATTCAACTGATTCAAACCCCTGATGCGATCCAGTTTGCGGTGCAACAGCAAGGGGGCAGCAACCAAGCGGGAAATCGCTAGGACAAGCTCATGCCCTTGCC harbors:
- a CDS encoding HAD-IC family P-type ATPase, with amino-acid sequence MDDLTGLTAAEVAKRQAQGQSNRQVNESHRTYREIFLENLFTFINGVFAFISVILLGLGRPGDVIAIVLVVFLNAIISIVQEIRAKRQLDAISVLTRPRVKVRRDRHNQVIDPAEVVVGDIVLLEPGDQVVADGTVVGSGSIHVDESLLTGESDLIPKQAGDRLYSGSFCVRGAAAYVAEQVGSASTAQQLTAAAKTHHRKLTPLQQEINLIIRVILALAIFLWLLVLLSLLVRLTTLPMSVQTAAVVAGLVPVGLYLTITLTYALGAIRISRADVLVQQVNAIESLSSIDILCLDKTGTLTANTLELHSIHLLAHAPANTQQQLATLAASVSAPNRTVTALCEALGGTPAPYAAKFPFLQLISGVPRHGMRAALIF
- a CDS encoding HAD-IC family P-type ATPase is translated as MLLEGAQSYPEIEAYLHEGREQGLRVLLFAHSPALPQWDAQNDAPLLPANLSPLAVIWVGDRLRPQSKEVLERFQAAGIRIKIISGDHADTVVALGKQVGLDPEAIAVSGQELARLDEPSFDQMAVNATVFGRITPNQKAQLVSRLRAQGHQVAMIGDGVNDVLSLKQANVGIAMESGSAITRNVADIVLLKDSFAALPEAFREGQRIYNGIQDVTKLFLVRVLSFSLLSLVTVMAGRAFPLLIKHNTLLTLWGVGLPTLAVAFWAVPGPRPYRSLIRSLLHFVVPATLSLALLAIFVYLGVLARELTPLMALFQSGFGSALLNRQEVIGDIQHSIAIARTALVTTLLLASLCLVLFLKPPHPVWVGGAPLVGNWRYVGVVVALLALFIGMNVSPRLRSLMELEPMSWQLWAGTVLIVILWVLMLRTFWRYRLLDRFLGVSLDGCYPT
- a CDS encoding c-type cytochrome gives rise to the protein MRLVSTVASGSSLWRWVLPLAILLTVLGCWGVALLLPLTDPYVQSVRSLVADVKRGEQIYIMNCAGCHGLEGKGQVGPTLIQISRRRSQPQLIHQIVSGETPPMPKFQAQPQDMADLLSYLKTL
- a CDS encoding CD225/dispanin family protein; this translates as MTSSEDNIPNYLIPAILSTVCCCLPFGVVAIIFAAQVNSKLAAGDRAGALDASNKAKLFTWIAFGLGFLGSAVYIIITVLAIMAEQSGM
- a CDS encoding GGDEF domain-containing response regulator; translation: MDSPALFPSEAPKRKPVVICVDDEPAVLESLRIELRRALGEDCLIETAEDGEDALALMSELQEDDHEIALVLSDYIMPNIKGDELLARMHQMSPNTLKIMLTGQANLEAVGNALKLAKLYRYMAKPWTPEDLKVTVLEAVHSYLQDRKLDEQNYRLQLLNEQLRQANIELERVVNEQAAIIAARTAELQAANKELMHLSVTDPLTELPNRRYFDAYLRQEWLVTVRDRQFLSLILADVDYFKAYNDHYGHHAGDLCLQQVAQVLQQTVQRPRDCVARYGGEEFVIVLPHTDLSGAELICRQIQHALQQCHIVHEHSQVSHCVTLSFGVASLIPLGVASPLELFNAADKALYDAKRQGRNCIVVNSINNSPTVPC
- a CDS encoding aldo/keto reductase, translated to MQTRLLGRTNLQITPLILGTWQAGKRWWVGIDDQESIRAIRAAVEAGMTTIDTAEVYGDGHSEQIVAAAVGDLRDRCVYATKVFANHLRYPEVIAACERSLRNLNTDYIDLYQIHWPSGSFGTEVVPISETMQAMVELQQAGKIRAIGVSNFSRAQLLEAMQYGRIDSVQPPYSLFWRWAETELVPFCIEHDITILAYSALAQGLLTGRFGAEHRFAPEDNRAKNQLFQGETYARALEAIELMKPIAASLGTTVGNLALAWLLHQPQTCAIVGARHPEQVLENLKAAELSLDPSILEMLDDLSQPVIATLDPSNPVMWKW
- a CDS encoding cobalt-precorrin-6A reductase produces the protein MATCIWLIGGTSDSRWLANNLLKAGYTCWVTVTTDEACTLYPPHPRLICHGERLTPDTARQLVQQQQVQAIVDASHPFATAISTLAMGLSRDLHLPYLRFERPDYSLERPNCIDVETLIQSHSLVGERVLLTIGSQLLAAFAPLQKSATLFARILPTPNALNLALEAGFARQQLVAIFPPVSRELERALWQHWQITTVVTKASGTESEQIKQELAQELGVTLITLQRPVITYPQQTADWAGVVAFLEQLT
- a CDS encoding citrate synthase is translated as MVACEFSPGLDGIPVAQSAISYVDGQAGILEYRGVPIEELAEKSTFLETSFLLIWGYWPTQEELAAFEHDITYHRRVKYRIRDMMKCFPDSGHPMDALQASAGALGLFYSRRALDDPAYIRAAVIRLLAKIPTMVAAFQLIRKGNDPVMPCDELDYAANFLYMLNEQRPDPFAARVFDICLILHAEHTMNASTFSARVTASTLTDPYAVVASAVGTLAGPLHGGANEDVINMLEEIGSVENVRPYVQKCVDNKIKIAGFGHRVYKVKDPRATILQKLAEQLFDKFGGDRYYEIALKLEEVVGEYLSYKGIYPNVDFYSGLVYRRLGIPSDLFTPVFAIARVAGWLAHWKEQLETNRIYRPTQIYTGAHQQAYVPMAERASR
- the bchB gene encoding ferredoxin:protochlorophyllide reductase (ATP-dependent) subunit B — translated: MKLAYWMYAGPAHIGTLRIASSFQNVHGIMHAPLGDDYFNVMRSMLERERDFTPVTASIVDRHVLARGSQEKVVDNITRKDSEEHPDLIVLTPTCTSSILQEDLQNFVQRASLSTTADVILADVNHYRVNELQAADRTLDQIVQFYIEKARRQGTLSTTKTPTPSVNIIGLTTLGFHNQHDCRELKHLMADLGIQVNLVLPAGASVHDLARLPQAWFNLVPYREIGGLSAQYLANEFGMPSVTITPMGVIETARCIRAIQSVLNEQGADVNYEPLIEHQTRDVSQAAWFSRSIDCQNLTGKKAVVFGDNTHAAAMTKILTREMGIHVVWAGTYCKYDADWFRTEVTGLCDEVLITDDHTVVGDAIARVEPAAIFGTQMERHVGKRLNIPCGVIAAPIHIQDFPVGYRPFLGYEGTNQLVDLIYNSFTLGMEDHLLEIFGGHDTKEVIHKGLSAATDLTWTTDGLAELNKIPGFVRGKVKRNTEKFAREQGITEITVEVLYAAKEAVGA